One window of Delphinus delphis chromosome 12, mDelDel1.2, whole genome shotgun sequence genomic DNA carries:
- the MORN2 gene encoding MORN repeat-containing protein 2 codes for MAVSSRPEVPGRPSNQVAVCAELLFPSLQATELAAQGESQSPENLSSTPLSTPEVFKINFIFPNGDKYDGDCTRTSSGIFERNGIGIHTTPNGIVYTGSWKDDKMNGFGRLEHFSGAVYEGNFKDNMFHGLGTYTFPTGAKYTGNFNENRVEGEGQYTDIHGLEWCGNFHFTAAPGLRLKLHM; via the exons ATGGCAGTTTCTTCCCGGCCAG AGGTGCCTGGTCGCCCTAGCAACCAAGTCGCAGTCTGCGCTGAGCTACTGTTTCCTTCCCTCCAGGCCACAGAGCTGGCGGCCCAGGGGGAATCGCAGAGTCCAGAAAATCTCTCCAGCACCCCTTTGTCAA CTCCAGAAGTATTTAAGATAAACTTTATATTTCCAAATGGAGACAAGTATG ATGGGGATTGTACAAGAACATCTTCTGGAATATTTGAGAGAAATGGCATAGGTATTCATACCACTCCTAATGGGATTGTCTACACAGGAAGCTGGAAAGATGACAAG ATGAATGGTTTTGGAAGACTTGAGCATTTTTCAGGAGCAGTATATGAAGGAAACTTTAAGGACAATATGTTTCATGGACTGGGGACTTATACATTCCCAACTGGGGCAAAGTACACTGGAAATTTCAATGAAAATAg GGTGGAAGGTGAAGGACAATACACTGATATCCACGGACTAGAATGGTGCGGTAACTTTCATTTCACAGCTGCTCCAGGCCTGAGGCTAAAGCTCCACATGTAG